A stretch of the Halococcus sediminicola genome encodes the following:
- a CDS encoding ABC transporter substrate-binding protein produces the protein MRNVDTEPESRRAGAANSRRRFLALAGTAAAAGLAGCTGGGGSGNEGGSGNGSGGAGSGNGSGGGGGNGSGGGGGGGSSNLGSVTVGILNPMSGAYSSLGPGQRNGAKLAVEQINASDEYDVEIDPVYGDTETSTSAAQGSAQKLVQEEGAEFLVGAISSSVALSLNEYAASEELVYFPGAAAVNVTGESCNEWVFRFETNTAQIAEAISAYSVNNLGTNVWFHIADYAYGESVYNRVSERMKQANDSYQEVGLTKSQLGSSNYGSFISQISNSNAEVAVLGMTGGDLVNFVNQAADQGLTDQVDLVGPTMSFQSVRGATGSNAVGTYGGVRYDPSVKLGDNQQFVEAFRKKNDGPPGNFARVGYGSTRLLARGMTKAGSTEPADVRDALSGGTFTTVLGDVTLRKSDHQATNPVWMGELVEGDSDVADVKRINKVGGKEALPPASELGCEMN, from the coding sequence ATGCGAAACGTAGACACGGAACCGGAATCACGACGCGCGGGTGCGGCCAACTCCAGACGACGGTTCCTCGCGCTGGCCGGGACGGCGGCCGCCGCGGGACTGGCCGGCTGCACCGGCGGGGGTGGTTCGGGCAACGAAGGCGGCTCGGGCAACGGAAGCGGTGGGGCCGGTTCAGGAAACGGGAGCGGCGGTGGCGGTGGCAACGGTTCCGGCGGTGGCGGCGGAGGTGGCTCGTCGAACCTCGGCAGCGTCACCGTCGGCATCCTGAACCCGATGAGCGGGGCGTACAGCTCGCTCGGGCCGGGCCAGCGAAACGGCGCGAAACTGGCCGTCGAGCAGATCAACGCCAGCGACGAGTACGACGTCGAGATCGATCCGGTGTATGGGGACACCGAGACCAGCACCAGCGCCGCCCAGGGAAGCGCCCAGAAACTCGTTCAGGAGGAGGGTGCGGAGTTCCTCGTGGGGGCGATATCGAGTTCGGTCGCGCTCTCGCTCAACGAGTACGCCGCGAGCGAGGAACTCGTCTACTTTCCGGGGGCGGCCGCGGTGAACGTCACCGGCGAGAGCTGCAACGAGTGGGTGTTCCGCTTCGAGACCAACACGGCCCAGATCGCCGAAGCGATCTCGGCGTACTCGGTCAACAACCTCGGCACGAACGTCTGGTTTCACATCGCCGACTACGCCTACGGCGAATCGGTGTACAACCGCGTCAGCGAACGGATGAAGCAGGCGAACGACAGCTATCAGGAGGTTGGTCTCACCAAATCACAGCTCGGCTCCTCGAACTACGGTTCATTCATCAGTCAGATCAGCAACTCGAACGCCGAGGTCGCGGTGCTCGGCATGACCGGCGGCGACCTCGTGAACTTCGTCAATCAGGCCGCAGACCAGGGTCTCACCGACCAAGTGGACCTCGTGGGACCGACGATGAGTTTTCAGAGTGTCCGCGGCGCGACCGGCAGCAACGCCGTCGGCACCTACGGCGGCGTCCGATACGACCCGTCGGTGAAACTCGGCGACAACCAGCAGTTCGTCGAGGCGTTCCGGAAGAAAAACGACGGTCCACCGGGCAACTTCGCCCGCGTCGGCTATGGCTCCACCCGGCTGCTCGCCCGCGGGATGACCAAGGCCGGGAGCACCGAGCCGGCCGACGTCAGGGACGCCCTCTCGGGCGGGACGTTCACCACCGTTCTCGGCGACGTTACGCTCCGGAAATCCGACCATCAGGCGACCAACCCCGTTTGGATGGGGGAACTCGTCGAGGGCGATAGTGATGTCGCCGACGTGAAGCGCATCAACAAGGTTGGGGGAAAGGAGGCCCTGCCACCCGCCTCGGAGCTCGGCTGCGAGATGAACTGA
- a CDS encoding alpha/beta hydrolase yields MLYREFETQEELDAQYNVSESVADSTEYAEFYAEQSREVRADLDCHLDVSFGPTVAERLDVFPADRPNAPVLLFVHGGYWHSRTSREFDFVARGPVSAGVTTVVMNYALCPAVSIDEIVRQTRAAVVWLADHADEFGADGDRIHVAGHSAGGHLTGMLLTTDWKAKYEKSADIIESACTISGLFDLEPFPYTWLQPKLQLTWDEVRRNSPIRHLPDDAPPLLVSYGADEPSELCRQSEDFLAAWQQAGLDGTGLSQPATNHYTAIEGFLDAESRLCSAVLDRIEG; encoded by the coding sequence ATGCTCTATCGGGAATTCGAGACCCAAGAGGAACTGGACGCACAGTACAACGTGAGCGAGAGCGTCGCGGATTCGACGGAATACGCGGAGTTCTACGCCGAGCAGAGCCGCGAGGTTCGTGCGGACCTCGACTGCCATCTGGATGTTTCCTTCGGCCCGACGGTGGCCGAACGGCTCGATGTCTTCCCCGCCGACCGGCCGAACGCTCCTGTCCTTCTGTTCGTTCACGGTGGGTACTGGCACAGCCGCACCAGTAGAGAGTTCGACTTCGTCGCCCGCGGCCCCGTCTCGGCGGGCGTGACGACCGTCGTGATGAACTACGCGCTCTGTCCTGCAGTATCGATCGACGAGATCGTTCGCCAGACCCGTGCCGCCGTCGTCTGGCTCGCCGACCACGCCGACGAGTTCGGTGCCGACGGCGACCGCATCCACGTCGCCGGTCACTCGGCGGGCGGCCACCTGACGGGCATGCTGCTGACGACCGACTGGAAGGCGAAGTATGAGAAGTCGGCCGACATCATCGAGAGCGCCTGTACCATCAGCGGCCTGTTCGACCTCGAACCGTTCCCGTACACGTGGCTCCAGCCGAAACTCCAACTGACGTGGGACGAGGTCCGGCGCAACAGCCCGATCCGCCACCTGCCCGACGACGCGCCGCCGCTGCTGGTCAGCTACGGTGCCGACGAGCCATCGGAACTGTGCCGCCAGTCCGAGGACTTCCTCGCCGCGTGGCAGCAGGCCGGTCTGGACGGAACTGGACTCTCACAGCCGGCGACGAACCACTACACGGCCATCGAAGGGTTCCTCGACGCAGAGAGTCGTCTCTGTTCGGCCGTCCTCGATCGGATCGAAGGTTGA
- the kynU gene encoding kynureninase — MTTLDATREEAIARDERDPLDGFAERFHTADGLYLDGNSLGPLSTDAERTLQRVIEEWREEGIHGWTDGEPPWFRYGEHLGDRLAPLVGADETEVVAANSTTVNIHTLVGTFLDTIDGRPTVLIDGLNFPTDGYAVRAQLRQRGFDPDDRLVVVESSDGRTIDEGDVVAALEENDVDLLLLPSVLYRSGQLLDIECIATAAADHGVLCGFDLAHSIGVVPHDLSDVDFAVWCSYKYLNAGPGAIAGCYVNERHFGTQPALAGWWGHEKATQFEMRSTYTPAETAGAWQIGTVPMLSAAPLEGALDITTEAGIDAIREKSLTLSEYLMALVDDRLDDEFTVGTPRERSQRGGHVAVEHPAAERIVAALAARDVVVDFRPPNVVRVCPAPLYTSHLDVWEFVTTLSTIAESGDHERFDPSGEVT; from the coding sequence ATGACCACTCTCGACGCGACGCGCGAGGAAGCCATCGCGCGCGACGAACGGGACCCACTCGACGGGTTCGCCGAGCGATTTCACACCGCCGACGGGCTATATCTCGACGGCAATTCGCTCGGACCGCTCTCGACCGACGCGGAACGGACACTCCAGCGAGTCATCGAGGAATGGCGCGAGGAGGGGATTCACGGCTGGACCGACGGCGAGCCGCCGTGGTTCCGGTATGGGGAACATCTCGGCGACCGTCTCGCGCCGCTCGTGGGGGCCGACGAGACGGAAGTCGTCGCCGCGAACTCCACGACCGTGAACATCCACACGCTCGTCGGGACCTTCCTCGATACGATCGACGGTCGGCCGACAGTCCTGATCGACGGACTCAACTTCCCGACCGACGGCTACGCCGTCCGTGCCCAGCTCCGCCAACGCGGGTTCGATCCCGACGACCGGCTCGTAGTGGTGGAAAGCAGCGATGGACGGACCATCGACGAAGGCGACGTCGTCGCGGCGCTCGAAGAGAACGACGTCGACCTCCTCTTGCTCCCGTCGGTGCTCTATCGCAGCGGCCAGCTGCTCGACATCGAGTGCATCGCAACGGCCGCAGCCGACCACGGAGTGCTCTGTGGGTTCGACCTCGCGCACTCCATCGGCGTCGTCCCGCACGATCTCTCGGACGTGGATTTCGCCGTCTGGTGTAGCTACAAGTACCTGAACGCCGGTCCCGGAGCCATCGCCGGCTGCTACGTCAACGAGCGCCACTTCGGGACTCAGCCCGCACTCGCCGGCTGGTGGGGCCACGAGAAGGCGACCCAGTTCGAGATGCGGTCGACATACACGCCAGCGGAGACCGCGGGCGCGTGGCAGATCGGAACAGTACCAATGTTGAGCGCCGCACCGCTGGAGGGGGCGCTCGACATCACCACCGAGGCTGGTATCGACGCCATCCGCGAGAAATCACTCACCCTCTCGGAGTACCTGATGGCGCTCGTGGACGACCGACTCGACGACGAGTTCACCGTCGGCACACCACGCGAGCGGTCCCAGCGGGGCGGCCACGTCGCCGTCGAACATCCAGCAGCCGAGCGAATCGTCGCGGCGCTCGCCGCCCGTGACGTCGTGGTCGACTTCCGCCCGCCGAACGTCGTCCGCGTCTGTCCGGCACCGCTCTACACTAGCCATCTCGACGTCTGGGAGTTCGTGACGACGCTTTCCACCATCGCCGAATCTGGAGATCACGAACGCTTCGACCCGAGTGGCGAAGTCACGTAG
- a CDS encoding ABC transporter ATP-binding protein yields the protein MSALLSVEDIHAGYGLTEVLQGVSFDVERGSVAALVGRNGVGKTTTLRTIVGNLTPSAGRIDFDGDDITKLPTEKTIGKGITFVPEDRRVFPGLTVRENVEMGRLGVAADGSSVDAVLDRFENLRERENSYGSVLSGGEQQMLAIARALIADPDLLLLDEPTEGLAPFVVRQIEDVIRELNADGITVLLVEQNIPVALDVADRAHILAKGEIIHSGSAADVRDDEELLDRHLGVGTMD from the coding sequence GTGAGCGCGCTGCTTTCCGTCGAGGACATCCACGCCGGCTACGGCCTGACCGAGGTGCTTCAAGGGGTCTCCTTCGACGTCGAGCGCGGCTCGGTGGCCGCGCTGGTCGGGCGCAACGGCGTCGGCAAGACCACGACGCTGCGGACCATCGTCGGCAACCTCACGCCGAGCGCCGGTCGCATCGATTTCGATGGCGATGACATTACGAAACTCCCGACCGAGAAGACCATCGGGAAGGGCATCACGTTCGTTCCCGAGGACCGGCGGGTGTTTCCCGGACTCACAGTGAGAGAAAACGTCGAGATGGGGCGACTCGGCGTTGCCGCCGATGGGTCGTCGGTCGATGCGGTGCTCGACCGCTTCGAGAACCTGCGCGAGCGCGAGAACAGCTATGGCTCGGTGCTCTCGGGCGGCGAACAGCAGATGCTCGCCATCGCGCGGGCGCTCATCGCCGACCCGGACCTCCTCCTCCTCGACGAACCGACCGAGGGGCTGGCCCCGTTCGTGGTGCGCCAGATCGAGGACGTCATCCGCGAACTCAACGCCGACGGCATCACCGTCCTGTTGGTCGAGCAGAACATCCCCGTGGCGCTCGACGTCGCCGACCGCGCTCACATCCTTGCAAAGGGTGAGATCATCCACAGCGGCTCCGCTGCCGACGTCCGCGACGACGAGGAACTGCTCGACCGCCATCTCGGTGTCGGGACGATGGACTGA
- a CDS encoding APC family permease produces MGTAGRLSRNLSWIHSVAVIVGTMVGAGIFVVTGTAAELMGPAVPLGFLAGLPVVFSTALVYAVFMSGPLGEHPGGAYMHISRTWNSTLAGYAFIWLKVVAFIGAQAVFAIGFGNAIRYWPVFRFLSAEWWAIAFLTVLFVLHLVGVDVFGRVQALMTGLLVAVLLLLGLPGLLQVNPGNFSPLFPGQLYADGIVGPFVAGTSALFFSYIGFESLAQTAGETENPRKTLPRVFAGSVLFIGLLYLLVSVVVIGILPWEQVAGSETPLTDAAATYFPVGTAGIVAVGSLLAYATTANAGYVAPSRILYALGRDRLLPDTLTHVNDRFGTPDVGLVLTWGIAVAFVLTSTFSYALSISLAALLCMYVAHALSLVALPHVNPALYEESDLQFSPATLAVVGLVSAGSMLVFLTQTLSPDTFVPALRQLLAGNVGAALLSSSILLLGIWLVVGLAVYAGYRLAADGELPARLPFAFLEGE; encoded by the coding sequence ATGGGTACAGCAGGGCGTCTCAGTCGGAACCTCTCGTGGATACATAGCGTCGCGGTCATCGTCGGGACGATGGTCGGTGCGGGAATCTTCGTCGTCACCGGCACGGCCGCCGAACTCATGGGGCCGGCAGTCCCGCTCGGCTTTCTCGCGGGACTTCCCGTGGTGTTCTCGACTGCGCTCGTCTACGCGGTCTTCATGAGCGGGCCGCTCGGCGAGCATCCCGGCGGGGCCTACATGCACATCTCGCGGACGTGGAACTCGACGCTTGCAGGCTACGCCTTCATCTGGCTGAAGGTCGTCGCGTTCATCGGTGCACAGGCGGTCTTCGCCATCGGCTTCGGCAACGCGATCCGCTACTGGCCCGTCTTCCGATTCCTCTCGGCCGAGTGGTGGGCGATCGCCTTCCTCACAGTCCTCTTCGTCCTGCATCTCGTCGGCGTCGACGTCTTCGGGCGAGTACAGGCGCTCATGACCGGGCTGCTCGTCGCCGTCCTCCTCCTGCTCGGCCTGCCCGGTCTGCTTCAGGTCAACCCCGGAAACTTCTCGCCGCTGTTTCCTGGCCAGTTGTACGCCGACGGGATCGTCGGTCCGTTCGTCGCCGGCACGAGCGCGCTCTTTTTCTCGTACATCGGCTTCGAGTCGCTCGCCCAGACCGCCGGCGAGACGGAAAACCCCCGGAAGACGCTACCGCGCGTGTTCGCGGGCAGCGTCCTCTTCATCGGACTGCTCTACTTGCTCGTGAGCGTCGTCGTCATCGGTATTCTCCCCTGGGAGCAGGTCGCGGGAAGCGAGACGCCCCTCACCGACGCCGCCGCGACGTACTTCCCAGTCGGCACGGCGGGCATCGTCGCGGTCGGCAGCCTGCTCGCGTACGCGACGACCGCCAACGCCGGCTACGTGGCCCCGAGTCGCATCCTCTACGCACTCGGGCGCGACCGACTGCTCCCCGACACGCTCACGCACGTCAACGACCGCTTCGGCACGCCCGACGTCGGTCTCGTCCTCACGTGGGGAATCGCCGTCGCGTTCGTGCTCACCTCGACGTTCTCCTATGCACTGAGCATCTCGCTGGCCGCACTACTGTGCATGTACGTCGCCCACGCGCTCTCGCTCGTCGCCCTGCCCCACGTGAATCCCGCGCTCTACGAGGAGAGCGACCTGCAATTTTCGCCGGCGACGCTCGCCGTCGTCGGGCTGGTGAGCGCCGGCTCGATGCTCGTCTTCCTCACCCAGACGCTCTCGCCCGACACGTTCGTGCCGGCCCTCCGACAGCTGCTCGCCGGCAACGTCGGCGCGGCGCTGCTTTCGAGTAGCATCCTTCTCCTGGGCATCTGGCTCGTCGTCGGTCTCGCGGTCTACGCGGGCTACCGGCTCGCGGCCGACGGCGAACTCCCGGCGCGGCTGCCGTTCGCGTTCCTCGAAGGCGAGTGA
- a CDS encoding ABC transporter ATP-binding protein, giving the protein MTETVLETEDLTKRFGELTAVDSVDLTVDAGEFRSVIGPNGAGKTTLFNCITGALAPSGGVVRFDGEDITSLPPHERVRRGLGRSFQITNVFGGLAVRENVRLAAQSVVAESISGREAMFRDKESFANIAEHTEQVLDRIGLANHADERAETLAYGDQRRLEIGIVLATDPKLVLLDEPTAGMSSEETRATMDLIEEVLSDRSLLLIEHDIDLVMRVSDRITVLTRGAVLAEGVPEAITENDDVRDAYLGGVRQ; this is encoded by the coding sequence ATGACTGAGACCGTGCTCGAAACCGAGGACCTAACCAAACGTTTCGGCGAACTGACCGCCGTCGATAGCGTCGATCTCACGGTCGATGCCGGCGAGTTTCGCAGCGTCATCGGCCCGAACGGGGCCGGCAAGACCACCCTGTTCAACTGCATCACCGGTGCGCTCGCGCCATCCGGGGGCGTCGTTCGCTTCGACGGCGAGGACATCACGAGCCTCCCGCCTCACGAGCGCGTCCGACGTGGTCTCGGGCGCTCGTTCCAGATTACAAACGTCTTCGGCGGTCTCGCGGTCCGGGAGAACGTGCGGCTGGCCGCACAGTCGGTCGTCGCCGAGTCGATATCCGGGCGCGAGGCGATGTTCCGGGACAAGGAGTCCTTCGCGAATATCGCCGAGCATACCGAGCAAGTGCTCGACCGCATTGGACTCGCCAACCATGCCGACGAGCGCGCCGAGACGCTCGCCTACGGCGACCAGCGCCGGCTCGAAATCGGCATCGTGCTGGCGACCGACCCGAAGCTCGTTCTGCTCGACGAGCCGACCGCCGGAATGAGCAGCGAGGAGACGCGAGCGACGATGGACCTCATCGAGGAGGTGCTCAGCGACCGGAGTTTGCTGCTCATCGAACACGACATCGACCTCGTGATGCGCGTTTCCGACCGCATCACCGTGCTCACGCGCGGCGCAGTGCTCGCGGAGGGTGTGCCCGAAGCCATCACCGAAAACGACGACGTGCGCGATGCGTATCTCGGGGGTGTGCGCCAGTGA
- a CDS encoding ABC transporter permease, which produces MATVSSFVEQLFNGLTLGMVYVLLAAGLSIIFGVMDVINFSHGELFALGAYFALSIVNPLGETGFWIALVVAPLVVGVIGVLIERLTVRPLYGRDPLYHILLTFGLVLIISDLIQLVWGRSQHQLAVPDVLNQSVAVLGVRLSLYSYFMIFVGAVLAVGTWLVLNRTTYGMIVRAGSQDREMVRNLGIDIDSYYTLVFGFGAALAAVGGIVLGGYQNVNPGMGNSVIIPAFIIVVLGGLGSFRGAVFGGLLVGVVQTLTRTYVPFLEGLTIFLLMIAVLLVKPRGLFGNPEWQTTAPEEGELLLGAHGGVFTRETRVKLGAVAVLVLAVAPVILVATGNDYYVSLLNEMLIWAIFALSLDFVMGYAGLVSLGHTMFYGIGAYAAALVMLHLTSSLVVALAGAMVLCALVAWVVGSLSIRVSGVYFAMITLAFAQLFYNAVFKFSWTGGSDGLLGFEAVLGLGGVGVALSEAELTLAGLTITPTMVFYYLALVLAVAALLFARRFMNAPFGSVLRSLSESEERAEFIGYDVTQYKRRAFVISGALAGLAGGLLAANPETFVVSPDQTLYWINSGEVIVMTLLGGMGTLFGPMLGAGVFIGAEDVLATYTEQWRMVIGAVFVLFVLFVPRGLVSVPSLLARRWGERNGSPTGIDDSEVRTDD; this is translated from the coding sequence ATGGCTACCGTATCAAGCTTCGTCGAGCAGCTCTTCAACGGTCTCACGCTCGGGATGGTCTACGTGCTGCTGGCGGCGGGGTTGTCGATCATCTTCGGCGTGATGGATGTCATCAACTTCTCGCACGGCGAGTTGTTCGCGCTCGGCGCGTACTTCGCGCTCTCCATCGTCAACCCGCTCGGCGAGACCGGCTTCTGGATCGCGCTCGTCGTCGCGCCGCTCGTCGTGGGCGTCATCGGCGTGCTCATCGAGCGCCTCACCGTCCGTCCGCTGTACGGCCGCGACCCCCTCTACCACATCCTGCTCACGTTCGGGCTGGTGCTCATCATCAGCGACCTCATCCAGTTGGTCTGGGGGCGCTCACAGCACCAGCTCGCCGTGCCCGACGTCCTCAACCAGTCGGTCGCCGTCCTCGGCGTCCGGCTGTCGCTGTACAGCTATTTCATGATCTTCGTCGGGGCTGTGCTCGCCGTCGGAACGTGGCTCGTGTTGAACCGGACGACCTACGGCATGATCGTCCGGGCCGGCTCGCAGGACCGCGAGATGGTCCGCAACCTCGGTATCGACATCGACAGCTACTATACGCTGGTGTTCGGGTTCGGGGCCGCCCTCGCCGCGGTCGGCGGCATCGTGCTCGGCGGGTATCAGAACGTCAATCCCGGCATGGGCAACAGCGTCATCATCCCCGCGTTCATCATCGTCGTGCTCGGCGGTCTCGGGAGCTTTCGGGGCGCGGTCTTCGGTGGCCTGCTCGTCGGCGTCGTTCAGACCCTGACGCGGACGTACGTCCCCTTCCTCGAAGGTCTCACTATCTTTCTGTTGATGATCGCCGTGTTGCTCGTCAAGCCGCGCGGACTGTTCGGCAATCCGGAGTGGCAGACGACCGCGCCCGAGGAGGGCGAACTCCTGCTCGGCGCTCACGGGGGTGTGTTCACCCGCGAGACGCGCGTGAAACTCGGCGCGGTCGCCGTTCTCGTGCTCGCGGTCGCCCCAGTTATACTGGTGGCGACCGGCAACGACTACTACGTCTCGCTGCTGAACGAGATGTTGATATGGGCCATCTTCGCGCTGAGCCTCGATTTCGTGATGGGCTACGCTGGACTCGTCTCGCTCGGCCACACCATGTTCTACGGCATCGGTGCGTACGCCGCGGCGCTCGTGATGCTCCATCTGACCTCCTCGCTCGTGGTCGCGCTCGCCGGGGCGATGGTGCTCTGTGCACTGGTCGCGTGGGTCGTCGGTAGCCTCTCGATCCGCGTCTCCGGCGTCTACTTCGCGATGATAACGCTCGCGTTCGCCCAACTGTTCTACAACGCCGTCTTCAAGTTCTCGTGGACCGGCGGCAGCGACGGCCTGCTCGGTTTCGAGGCCGTGTTGGGACTCGGCGGCGTCGGCGTCGCGCTCTCGGAGGCCGAACTCACGCTGGCCGGTCTCACGATTACCCCGACGATGGTCTTCTACTACCTCGCACTCGTGCTGGCGGTCGCCGCGCTGCTGTTCGCCCGGCGGTTCATGAACGCGCCCTTTGGCAGCGTGCTGCGCTCGCTCAGCGAGAGCGAGGAGCGCGCCGAGTTCATCGGCTACGACGTCACTCAGTACAAGCGCCGCGCGTTCGTCATCAGTGGCGCGCTCGCTGGACTGGCCGGCGGCCTGCTCGCGGCGAACCCCGAGACGTTCGTCGTCTCGCCCGACCAGACGCTCTACTGGATCAACTCCGGCGAGGTCATCGTGATGACGCTGCTCGGCGGGATGGGCACGCTGTTCGGGCCGATGCTCGGCGCGGGGGTGTTCATCGGTGCCGAGGACGTCCTCGCCACCTACACCGAACAGTGGCGGATGGTCATCGGCGCGGTGTTCGTGCTGTTCGTGCTGTTCGTTCCCCGGGGGCTGGTCTCGGTGCCGTCGCTGCTGGCACGGCGCTGGGGCGAACGGAACGGTTCACCCACCGGTATCGACGATTCGGAGGTGCGGACCGATGACTGA
- a CDS encoding anaerobic glycerol-3-phosphate dehydrogenase subunit C, giving the protein MSDAPTHDADEFEPVDVFETTEMDLRPGADDCYKCSTCDTSCPVAEVDDEFPGPKFQGPEQWRLKRKEGHGIDDSITSCSNCMRCDDACPSSVPLSQMHNTARGEYVEDQRFGREALSALADGSPREALSIVREGQDGLVERLRNRILANYHTSAWLASYAPGVANFVMNFGPARWAMEKTMGVTSEREFPEFADHTFREWWTARGGARVENPDKRIAYFHGCYSNFNTPEVGKAMVRVYENFGYEILVPPQKCSGTPMFANGMLGDARRHAETNVKNLAAAIENGADVVASCTSCSMALGQEYPELFDLDGIEDVAAHTYEGVEYLRLHEDLEDALDEASVEGSEFAYHAPCHARNQGLDTQAVELFSDLDGVDIEDVGDSCSGISGTYGWKEEKYDYSMEIGAEMFEHMEGADGETGMTECPTCAMQMEHGTGYEIRHPLELLDEALVDRSQ; this is encoded by the coding sequence ATGAGCGACGCACCAACCCACGACGCCGACGAGTTCGAGCCGGTAGACGTCTTCGAGACGACCGAAATGGATCTCCGTCCGGGCGCGGACGACTGCTACAAGTGTTCGACATGTGATACTTCTTGCCCGGTCGCCGAAGTCGACGACGAGTTCCCCGGCCCGAAGTTCCAGGGGCCTGAGCAATGGCGGCTCAAGCGCAAGGAGGGCCACGGGATCGACGATTCGATCACGTCGTGTTCGAACTGCATGCGCTGTGACGACGCCTGCCCTTCCTCGGTGCCGCTGAGCCAGATGCACAACACCGCCCGTGGCGAGTACGTCGAAGATCAACGGTTCGGCCGGGAGGCGCTGTCGGCGCTCGCCGACGGCAGTCCACGAGAGGCGCTCTCGATCGTTCGGGAGGGCCAGGACGGACTGGTCGAGCGTCTCAGAAATCGAATTCTCGCGAACTACCACACGTCGGCGTGGCTCGCCTCCTACGCGCCGGGCGTGGCGAACTTCGTCATGAACTTCGGGCCGGCGCGCTGGGCGATGGAGAAAACGATGGGCGTGACGAGCGAGCGCGAGTTCCCCGAATTCGCCGACCACACCTTCCGCGAGTGGTGGACCGCCCGCGGCGGGGCACGGGTCGAAAATCCCGACAAGCGGATCGCGTACTTCCACGGCTGTTACTCGAATTTCAACACGCCCGAAGTCGGCAAGGCGATGGTCAGGGTCTACGAGAACTTCGGCTACGAGATCCTCGTCCCGCCACAGAAGTGTTCGGGCACGCCGATGTTCGCCAACGGGATGCTCGGCGACGCGCGCCGCCACGCCGAGACCAACGTGAAAAATCTCGCCGCAGCGATCGAGAACGGAGCCGACGTCGTCGCCTCTTGTACTTCCTGTTCGATGGCGCTCGGCCAGGAGTACCCCGAACTGTTCGATCTCGATGGCATCGAGGACGTCGCTGCCCACACCTACGAGGGTGTCGAGTACCTCCGCCTGCACGAGGACTTGGAGGATGCGCTCGACGAGGCGTCGGTCGAAGGGAGCGAGTTCGCCTACCACGCACCGTGTCATGCCCGCAATCAGGGACTCGACACGCAGGCCGTCGAACTGTTCTCGGACCTCGACGGCGTGGACATCGAGGACGTCGGTGACTCCTGTTCGGGGATTTCGGGCACCTACGGCTGGAAGGAGGAGAAGTACGACTACTCGATGGAGATCGGCGCGGAGATGTTCGAGCACATGGAGGGTGCCGACGGCGAGACTGGGATGACCGAATGTCCGACCTGCGCGATGCAGATGGAACACGGCACCGGCTACGAGATACGTCACCCGCTCGAACTGCTCGACGAAGCGCTGGTCGACCGGTCGCAGTAA